From a single Azospirillum fermentarium genomic region:
- a CDS encoding acyl-CoA thioesterase: protein MTESAALRRLARRPPAPERLPEGAFRVRRPIRFSHTDPAGIVYFPVYFDMFNALVEDWFTHELGFNYAELIRDHRLGVPTVHVECDFLHPSRLGELLTLGVLVEKVGRSSIHLRILGEIDGVTRLAARQVVAITHLDDLSATEIPPGLRAELLAYQERSRG from the coding sequence ATGACCGAAAGCGCGGCCCTGCGCCGGCTTGCCAGACGCCCCCCGGCGCCCGAGCGGTTGCCCGAGGGCGCGTTCCGCGTGCGCCGTCCGATCCGGTTTTCCCACACCGATCCGGCGGGGATCGTGTACTTCCCCGTCTATTTCGACATGTTCAACGCGCTGGTGGAGGACTGGTTCACCCACGAACTGGGCTTCAACTACGCCGAGCTGATCCGCGACCATCGGCTGGGGGTGCCGACGGTGCATGTGGAATGCGACTTCCTCCACCCCTCGCGTCTGGGCGAATTGCTGACGCTGGGGGTTCTGGTGGAAAAGGTGGGGCGCAGTTCCATCCACCTGCGCATTCTGGGCGAGATCGACGGCGTAACCCGGCTGGCGGCGCGTCAGGTGGTGGCGATCACCCATCTGGACGATCTGAGCGCCACCGAAATTCCCCCCGGCCTGCGCGCCGAGTTGCTGGCGTATCAGGAGCGGTCGCGGGGGTGA
- a CDS encoding cryptochrome/photolyase family protein: MPAPVIVWFRQDLRLADNPALSAAAGTGAPVIPLFVWEDDPADPWLPGGATRWWLHGSLTALAADLARLGAPLVLRRGDPAAVLDALIAETGAGTVLWNRRYEPAARARDEAIKATLKARGLRVESFNGALLFEPWTIRTKTGEPYRVFTPFWKACLAQPEPPAPLPAPARLTAPATVPAGEDLADWRLLPTAPDWAGGLRDTWTPGEAGARRRLGDFLDGPVTVYKAERDRPDRESVSRLSPHLHVGEIGPRQVWHAARHAASVFPERAAGAEAFLREVGWREFSVSLLHALPFLPESPLDARFARFPWRDDPAGLAAWQRGMTGYPIVDAGMRQLWHTGWMHNRVRMIAASFLIKDLLIPWQAGQAWFWDTLVDADLANNAASWQWVAGCGADAAPYFRIFNPVLQGEKFDPDGAYVRRWVPELATLPESWIHKPWEAPPAVLAGSGVRLGQTYPRPLVNHAAARDRALAALETIKQT, encoded by the coding sequence ATGCCCGCCCCCGTCATCGTCTGGTTCCGCCAGGATCTGCGCCTTGCCGACAACCCGGCCCTGTCCGCCGCCGCCGGCACCGGCGCCCCGGTCATCCCCCTGTTCGTGTGGGAGGACGACCCCGCCGATCCCTGGCTCCCCGGCGGGGCCACGCGCTGGTGGCTGCACGGCAGCCTGACGGCGCTGGCCGCGGATCTGGCCCGGCTGGGGGCGCCCTTGGTCCTGCGCCGCGGCGATCCGGCGGCGGTGCTCGACGCGCTGATCGCCGAAACCGGGGCCGGCACCGTGCTGTGGAACCGCCGGTACGAGCCGGCGGCCCGCGCCCGCGACGAGGCCATCAAGGCCACGCTCAAGGCCCGCGGCCTGCGGGTGGAGAGCTTCAACGGCGCGCTGCTGTTCGAACCCTGGACCATCCGCACCAAGACCGGGGAGCCGTACCGGGTCTTCACCCCGTTCTGGAAAGCCTGCCTCGCCCAGCCCGAACCGCCGGCCCCGCTGCCGGCCCCGGCCCGTCTGACGGCGCCGGCCACCGTGCCCGCCGGGGAGGATCTGGCCGATTGGCGCCTGCTGCCCACCGCCCCCGACTGGGCCGGCGGACTGCGGGACACATGGACGCCGGGGGAGGCCGGGGCACGGCGGCGGCTGGGCGATTTCCTCGACGGCCCCGTCACCGTCTACAAGGCCGAACGCGACCGGCCGGACCGGGAATCCGTCTCCCGTCTGTCGCCCCACCTGCATGTCGGGGAGATCGGGCCACGGCAGGTGTGGCACGCCGCCCGCCACGCGGCCTCCGTCTTTCCCGAACGCGCCGCGGGGGCGGAAGCGTTCCTGCGCGAGGTGGGGTGGCGGGAATTCAGCGTCAGCCTGCTGCACGCCCTGCCCTTCCTGCCGGAATCGCCGCTGGACGCGCGCTTTGCCCGTTTCCCCTGGCGCGACGATCCGGCAGGGCTGGCGGCGTGGCAGCGGGGGATGACCGGCTATCCCATCGTCGATGCCGGCATGCGCCAGCTCTGGCACACCGGGTGGATGCACAACCGGGTGCGGATGATCGCCGCCTCCTTCCTCATCAAGGATCTGCTGATCCCGTGGCAGGCGGGTCAGGCGTGGTTCTGGGATACGCTGGTGGATGCGGATCTGGCCAACAACGCCGCAAGCTGGCAGTGGGTGGCCGGGTGCGGCGCCGACGCCGCCCCCTATTTCCGCATCTTCAACCCCGTCCTCCAGGGGGAGAAGTTCGACCCCGACGGCGCGTACGTCCGCCGCTGGGTGCCGGAGCTGGCAACCCTGCCGGAGTCGTGGATTCACAAGCCGTGGGAGGCACCGCCCGCCGTTCTGGCCGGGTCCGGGGTGCGGCTGGGTCAGACATATCCCCGTCCGCTGGTGAATCATGCCGCCGCCCGCGACCGCGCCCTGGCAGCGTTGGAAACCATCAAGCAGACGTGA